A window of Solanum stenotomum isolate F172 chromosome 3, ASM1918654v1, whole genome shotgun sequence contains these coding sequences:
- the LOC125860715 gene encoding protein NUCLEAR FUSION DEFECTIVE 6, mitochondrial-like isoform X1 yields the protein MATFAARSFLRSAATSGRSAATTRIASGAKPKTSPFRIPTQKPVTARIFRSPVEMSCVRVESMFPFHTATASALLTSMLSATPRSYGWTLEDCNDDA from the exons ATGGCCACTTTCGCCGCCAGGTCCTTCCTCCGCTCCGCCGCCACCTCCGGCCGATCAGCAGCAACCACCAGAATTGCCTCCGGCGCCAAGCCAAAGACCTCTCCATTCCGCATACCAACTCAAAAACCAGTCACTGCTCGCATTTTCAG GTCGCCGGTAGAAATGAGTTGTGTTAGAGTGGAATCGATGTTTCCATTTCATACTGCAACTGCCTCAGCATTACTCACTTCAATGTTATCTGCTACTCCTCGGAGCTATGGTTGGACTCTTGAAG ATTGCAATGATGATGCATGA
- the LOC125860715 gene encoding protein NUCLEAR FUSION DEFECTIVE 6, mitochondrial-like isoform X3 has protein sequence MATFAARSFLRSAATSGRSAATTRIASGAKPKTSPFRIPTQKPVTARIFRSPVEMSCVRVESMFPFHTATASALLTSMLSATPRSYGWTLEGQEKTR, from the exons ATGGCCACTTTCGCCGCCAGGTCCTTCCTCCGCTCCGCCGCCACCTCCGGCCGATCAGCAGCAACCACCAGAATTGCCTCCGGCGCCAAGCCAAAGACCTCTCCATTCCGCATACCAACTCAAAAACCAGTCACTGCTCGCATTTTCAG GTCGCCGGTAGAAATGAGTTGTGTTAGAGTGGAATCGATGTTTCCATTTCATACTGCAACTGCCTCAGCATTACTCACTTCAATGTTATCTGCTACTCCTCGGAGCTATGGTTGGACTCTTGAAG GACAAGAGAAGACTAGATGA
- the LOC125860715 gene encoding protein NUCLEAR FUSION DEFECTIVE 6, mitochondrial-like isoform X4, translating to MATFAARSFLRSAATSGRSAATTRIASGAKPKTSPFRIPTQKPVTARIFRSPVEMSCVRVESMFPFHTATASALLTSMLSATPRSYGWTLEGL from the exons ATGGCCACTTTCGCCGCCAGGTCCTTCCTCCGCTCCGCCGCCACCTCCGGCCGATCAGCAGCAACCACCAGAATTGCCTCCGGCGCCAAGCCAAAGACCTCTCCATTCCGCATACCAACTCAAAAACCAGTCACTGCTCGCATTTTCAG GTCGCCGGTAGAAATGAGTTGTGTTAGAGTGGAATCGATGTTTCCATTTCATACTGCAACTGCCTCAGCATTACTCACTTCAATGTTATCTGCTACTCCTCGGAGCTATGGTTGGACTCTTGAAG GGCTGTGA
- the LOC125860715 gene encoding protein NUCLEAR FUSION DEFECTIVE 6, mitochondrial-like isoform X2: MATFAARSFLRSAATSGRSAATTRIASGAKPKTSPFRIPTQKPVTARIFRSPVEMSCVRVESMFPFHTATASALLTSMLSATPRSYGWTLEDCNDDL, translated from the exons ATGGCCACTTTCGCCGCCAGGTCCTTCCTCCGCTCCGCCGCCACCTCCGGCCGATCAGCAGCAACCACCAGAATTGCCTCCGGCGCCAAGCCAAAGACCTCTCCATTCCGCATACCAACTCAAAAACCAGTCACTGCTCGCATTTTCAG GTCGCCGGTAGAAATGAGTTGTGTTAGAGTGGAATCGATGTTTCCATTTCATACTGCAACTGCCTCAGCATTACTCACTTCAATGTTATCTGCTACTCCTCGGAGCTATGGTTGGACTCTTGAAG ATTgcaatgatgatttatga
- the LOC125860715 gene encoding protein NUCLEAR FUSION DEFECTIVE 6, mitochondrial-like isoform X5, with translation MATFAARSFLRSAATSGRSAATTRIASGAKPKTSPFRIPTQKPVTARIFRSPVEMSCVRVESMFPFHTATASALLTSMLSATPRSYGWTLEDG, from the exons ATGGCCACTTTCGCCGCCAGGTCCTTCCTCCGCTCCGCCGCCACCTCCGGCCGATCAGCAGCAACCACCAGAATTGCCTCCGGCGCCAAGCCAAAGACCTCTCCATTCCGCATACCAACTCAAAAACCAGTCACTGCTCGCATTTTCAG GTCGCCGGTAGAAATGAGTTGTGTTAGAGTGGAATCGATGTTTCCATTTCATACTGCAACTGCCTCAGCATTACTCACTTCAATGTTATCTGCTACTCCTCGGAGCTATGGTTGGACTCTTGAAG ATGGATGA